The Corynebacterium pseudopelargi genome contains a region encoding:
- a CDS encoding alkaline phosphatase D family protein: MSFALNRRRFLQLAASTSAVAAVSHTTARAQAQEGAFQHSVASGDPEPNSVIIWTRVTPQPDATPGSGVGAPTAVRWEVARDDAFNNIVASGEVTTGAERDHTVKVDVDGLEPYTHYFYRFHALDQTSRTGHTLTAPAEAVEAIRFGVVSCSNYEAGYFRAYRAMAERMDLDFVLHLGDYTYEYATGEYLGAHKTQVRKVQPPQRTTTLTDYRIRQGWYHLDPDLADLHAVKPMIAIWDDHEFADNVWRDGAAGDSFEPGDDIEALRAAATQAYLEWMPVRRKASEPVYRSFSFGPLMDVIVPDLRTYRDKKASFGLESNDPQRTMMGQDQFGWFREELDASNARWQVIANSVMFAPMTLPPGLDERLQRWLIEQIGLPEQGIALNNDQWDGYMAERQQLIDAIAEDANVVFLTGDIHSSWASEIPRNIQGYREGSDTRVAAAEFVTPSVSAQGAYEALAPSQALEPISRQTTRTGANILRSADTWFKYIDFEFHGYMAVEVREDSVQANWWYTDNVLSPDTPFRQAASFITRAGDHRVTPA, encoded by the coding sequence GTGTCCTTCGCACTGAACCGCCGTCGCTTCTTGCAGCTTGCGGCATCGACCTCTGCCGTGGCAGCCGTAAGCCACACCACGGCACGAGCCCAAGCGCAGGAGGGGGCGTTCCAGCACTCGGTGGCCTCTGGTGATCCAGAGCCAAACTCGGTGATTATCTGGACGCGCGTGACCCCACAGCCCGATGCCACCCCCGGTTCGGGTGTGGGTGCTCCCACCGCGGTGCGCTGGGAAGTGGCACGCGATGATGCCTTCAATAACATCGTGGCCAGCGGTGAAGTCACCACCGGTGCCGAACGTGACCACACGGTCAAGGTAGACGTTGACGGCCTCGAGCCCTATACGCACTACTTCTATCGCTTCCATGCCCTGGATCAGACTTCGCGCACCGGGCATACCCTTACCGCCCCCGCAGAGGCAGTAGAAGCCATTCGCTTCGGTGTGGTGTCCTGTTCCAATTATGAGGCAGGCTACTTCCGCGCCTACCGCGCGATGGCAGAGCGCATGGACCTCGATTTCGTGCTTCACCTGGGCGATTACACCTATGAGTACGCCACCGGCGAGTATCTCGGTGCCCACAAGACGCAGGTGCGCAAGGTGCAACCGCCGCAGCGCACCACCACGTTGACGGATTACCGCATCCGCCAGGGCTGGTATCACCTGGATCCTGATTTGGCTGATTTGCATGCGGTCAAGCCCATGATTGCGATCTGGGATGATCATGAATTCGCCGATAATGTGTGGCGCGATGGTGCCGCCGGCGATTCTTTTGAGCCAGGCGATGATATTGAGGCTTTGAGGGCCGCTGCCACGCAGGCATACCTGGAGTGGATGCCGGTGCGTCGAAAAGCTAGCGAGCCTGTATATCGAAGCTTCTCCTTCGGCCCTTTGATGGACGTCATCGTTCCTGACCTGCGCACTTATCGCGATAAGAAGGCGAGCTTCGGGCTGGAATCCAATGATCCCCAACGCACCATGATGGGCCAGGATCAATTCGGATGGTTCCGCGAGGAACTCGATGCCTCCAACGCCCGCTGGCAGGTCATTGCTAATTCGGTGATGTTTGCGCCCATGACCTTGCCCCCTGGGCTCGACGAGCGTTTGCAGCGTTGGTTGATCGAGCAGATCGGCCTGCCTGAGCAGGGCATTGCCCTTAATAACGATCAGTGGGATGGCTATATGGCCGAGCGCCAGCAGCTTATCGACGCCATCGCTGAAGACGCCAACGTCGTGTTCCTCACCGGCGATATTCACTCCTCCTGGGCCTCTGAAATTCCACGCAATATCCAGGGCTACCGCGAGGGAAGCGACACGCGAGTGGCAGCAGCCGAATTTGTTACCCCCTCTGTGAGCGCCCAAGGCGCCTACGAAGCACTGGCCCCCAGCCAGGCACTGGAGCCAATTTCGCGCCAAACCACCCGCACCGGCGCAAATATTTTGCGCAGCGCGGATACCTGGTTTAAGTACATCGATTTTGAATTCCACGGCTATATGGCAGTGGAGGTGCGCGAAGATTCCGTGCAAGCCAACTGGTGGTACACCGATAATGTGCTCAGCCCAGACACACCATTCCGCCAGGCTGCCAGCTTTATTACCCGCGCGGGTGATCACCGCGTAACCCCGGCCTAA
- the fbaA gene encoding class II fructose-bisphosphate aldolase has translation MPIATPEVYNEMLDRAKEGGFAFPAINCTSSETINAALKGFAEAESDGIIQFSTGGAEFGSGLAVKNKVKGAVALAAFAHEAAKNYGINVALHTDHCQKEVLDEYVRPLLAISQERVDRGELPLFQSHMWDGSAVPIDENLEIAQELLAKAKAAHIILEAEIGVVGGEEDGVEAKAGANLYTSPEDFEKTIDALGTGENGRYLLAATFGNVHGVYKPGNVKLRPEVLLEGQKVARKKLGLSDDALPFDFVFHGGSGSEKEKIEEALRYGVIKMNVDTDTQYAFTRPVVGHMFANYDGVLKIDGEVGNKKVYDPRSYMKKAEQGMSERVIEACRDLHSVGTTVSK, from the coding sequence ATGCCTATCGCAACTCCTGAGGTCTACAACGAGATGCTCGACCGCGCCAAAGAAGGCGGCTTCGCCTTCCCGGCCATCAACTGCACCTCGTCCGAGACCATCAACGCCGCACTCAAGGGCTTCGCAGAAGCTGAGTCCGACGGCATTATCCAGTTCTCCACCGGCGGTGCCGAGTTCGGTTCCGGCCTGGCGGTAAAGAACAAGGTCAAGGGCGCTGTGGCACTCGCTGCATTCGCTCATGAGGCTGCAAAGAACTACGGCATCAACGTGGCGCTTCACACCGACCACTGCCAGAAGGAAGTGCTGGACGAGTACGTCCGCCCGCTGCTGGCCATCTCCCAGGAGCGCGTCGACCGCGGCGAGCTGCCCCTGTTCCAGTCCCACATGTGGGATGGTTCCGCAGTGCCGATCGATGAGAACCTCGAGATCGCCCAGGAACTGCTGGCAAAGGCAAAGGCCGCACACATCATCCTCGAAGCCGAGATCGGTGTCGTCGGTGGCGAAGAAGACGGCGTTGAGGCCAAGGCTGGCGCCAACCTCTACACCTCCCCTGAGGATTTTGAAAAGACCATCGATGCCCTGGGCACCGGCGAAAATGGCCGCTACCTGCTGGCCGCCACCTTCGGCAACGTCCACGGCGTGTACAAGCCAGGCAACGTCAAGCTGCGCCCCGAGGTGCTGCTTGAAGGCCAGAAGGTTGCCCGCAAGAAGCTGGGCCTCAGCGATGATGCACTGCCCTTCGACTTCGTCTTCCACGGTGGCTCCGGCTCCGAGAAGGAAAAGATCGAAGAGGCACTGCGCTACGGCGTGATCAAGATGAACGTCGACACCGACACTCAGTACGCCTTTACCCGCCCCGTGGTTGGCCACATGTTCGCTAACTACGACGGCGTGCTCAAGATCGACGGCGAAGTGGGCAACAAGAAGGTCTACGATCCCCGCTCCTACATGAAGAAGGCTGAGCAGGGTATGTCCGAGCGCGTGATCGAGGCTTGCCGCGATCTGCACTCTGTTGGCACCACTGTAAGCAAGTAG
- a CDS encoding FUSC family protein: protein MSRLRQGLVRLSSNWLYVIQAGIAAGLSYLLGMQLGHEQPFFAPMAAVIVLSTTGGERFRRSLELVIGVSLGVGLGDLLIATVGTGSWQIAVAVMASIAVATVIDRGVLLANQAAFAAVLVATILPPGTSGGTFRMVDAFIGGVVGLAVMAVVPESPLRSGRREIAKIMGITGQVLHQVSDAAARADADAIAEALREARGTQGQINAMIAAANSGKESLNVSPLLWTQRHRIQSLIRILNPVDNAIRNTRVLARHARHLAELGHTPSGEQLHLLHRIATVSDRLSELYFGQGNESTEIPILSRELQEIGARAGRDVALDHVLPAQVMLGQTRALIVDLLQVCGLSRESAMEALAPIAE from the coding sequence ATGAGCCGGCTGCGCCAAGGCCTGGTTCGGCTCAGCTCGAATTGGTTGTACGTGATCCAGGCGGGCATTGCCGCCGGGCTTTCGTATTTGCTGGGCATGCAACTCGGCCATGAGCAGCCCTTCTTCGCGCCCATGGCCGCAGTCATCGTCTTATCCACCACCGGCGGGGAGCGTTTTCGACGTTCCCTCGAGCTGGTGATCGGCGTTAGCCTCGGGGTTGGTTTAGGCGATCTGCTCATCGCCACCGTCGGCACCGGCTCTTGGCAGATTGCCGTGGCGGTCATGGCTTCTATTGCCGTGGCAACGGTGATCGATCGCGGCGTGTTGCTGGCTAATCAGGCCGCATTCGCGGCGGTGCTGGTGGCAACGATCCTGCCGCCGGGTACTTCCGGTGGCACCTTCCGCATGGTCGATGCCTTTATTGGCGGGGTAGTAGGCCTGGCGGTAATGGCGGTGGTGCCGGAATCACCCCTTCGTTCTGGGCGCCGAGAGATCGCCAAAATCATGGGCATTACAGGCCAGGTGCTCCACCAGGTATCCGATGCTGCCGCACGCGCGGATGCAGACGCCATCGCCGAGGCTCTGCGCGAGGCCCGCGGTACGCAAGGCCAGATCAATGCCATGATCGCCGCAGCCAATTCGGGCAAAGAAAGCCTGAATGTCTCGCCATTATTGTGGACCCAACGCCACAGGATCCAATCGCTGATTCGCATCCTGAACCCAGTAGACAACGCCATCCGCAATACCCGCGTGCTGGCCCGCCACGCACGCCACTTAGCCGAACTGGGGCATACTCCCTCTGGGGAGCAACTGCACCTCTTGCACCGCATCGCTACCGTGAGTGATCGCTTGAGCGAGCTGTATTTTGGCCAAGGCAATGAGAGCACAGAAATCCCGATCTTGAGCAGAGAGCTCCAAGAGATCGGGGCGCGCGCCGGGCGAGACGTGGCCTTAGATCATGTCCTGCCGGCTCAGGTGATGCTGGGGCAAACTCGCGCGCTGATTGTGGATCTGCTGCAAGTCTGTGGGCTTTCGCGCGAATCGGCCATGGAGGCCTTGGCGCCGATTGCCGAGTAG
- a CDS encoding choice-of-anchor M domain-containing protein: MLQANAAAFEQGHADFGPQVEDGQVVLKLRDDTVVPAQWRDAQDVVFSLGDAATQQLPEGKDFEFTGAKPGDTVWVVPQTEKPQVPWLGWNTQAPELASVAEQGVNFEFLGHQGPGTFSLFLQDGGLGGPEPLFLAPGDSAWVDNGTHAHANWVFSQPGTHLVRIKVTAGTQEATADLRFAVGDTSESAIQAAQSAQWEGHSEQESYTKYLLFALAGVVLLLLVIWRVRARNS; encoded by the coding sequence ATGCTTCAGGCCAATGCCGCGGCTTTTGAACAAGGCCACGCCGATTTCGGCCCCCAGGTAGAAGATGGCCAGGTTGTGCTCAAGCTTCGCGACGACACCGTCGTGCCCGCCCAGTGGCGCGATGCCCAGGACGTGGTGTTTAGCCTCGGCGATGCAGCGACACAGCAACTGCCAGAAGGCAAAGATTTCGAGTTCACTGGTGCAAAGCCAGGCGATACGGTGTGGGTTGTTCCTCAAACCGAAAAGCCCCAGGTTCCCTGGCTGGGTTGGAATACCCAGGCCCCGGAGCTAGCAAGCGTGGCAGAGCAGGGAGTGAATTTTGAGTTCCTCGGCCACCAAGGCCCTGGAACCTTCTCCCTGTTTTTGCAAGACGGTGGCCTTGGCGGTCCCGAGCCACTGTTTTTAGCACCCGGCGATAGCGCGTGGGTAGATAATGGCACCCACGCCCATGCCAATTGGGTTTTTAGCCAACCCGGTACTCACCTGGTGCGCATCAAGGTCACTGCCGGTACCCAGGAGGCCACGGCTGATCTTCGCTTTGCGGTGGGAGATACCAGCGAATCTGCGATTCAGGCCGCGCAATCAGCGCAGTGGGAAGGCCATAGCGAGCAAGAAAGCTACACCAAGTACCTGCTGTTTGCCCTAGCCGGTGTGGTGTTGTTGCTGCTGGTGATTTGGAGGGTTCGTGCTAGAAATTCATAA
- a CDS encoding acid phosphatase, with protein MLRRFSVALFSSMLLLAPHAHAQPAPQPEPFGIDAYLPYESDRSSYPDWVYTEVVSEFRTLNAEYPDVMESNLQQVIEVNNYADPDTIARAQSDAATDTEGVLGHFADAFGPTLGQHFRDALAEGRLPKTKMMFDGIFARAGGLASSTFIEKAIFANERPYIAHPDKIKRYDVEGKDIYPTSKSFPSGHTNQAAWTTTLLAVLVPEAAPQLLERGSEAGYHRMVLGVHYPLDVIGGRMTGNAAAADRWNDPRMRENLKLVGQEIRAELEWRCGATLRECVDAEAMDPDRAVALYTERMNYGFTPIASQDAPINVPKQAPDLLLGVFPELSYDQRASILVQTAGPAGMPLDHQEGSWQRINLAKAMNAQINVAADGTVTVLN; from the coding sequence ATGCTTCGCCGATTCAGTGTCGCGCTTTTCAGCTCCATGCTCCTCCTCGCCCCTCATGCCCATGCACAACCGGCTCCGCAGCCCGAGCCTTTCGGTATTGATGCCTACTTGCCCTATGAATCCGACCGTAGCTCCTACCCGGATTGGGTTTATACCGAAGTGGTTTCAGAATTCCGCACACTGAATGCCGAGTACCCGGATGTGATGGAATCCAACCTGCAGCAGGTGATCGAGGTAAATAATTACGCCGATCCAGACACCATTGCTAGGGCTCAAAGCGATGCCGCAACGGATACCGAGGGCGTGCTTGGCCACTTCGCCGATGCCTTCGGTCCCACCTTGGGTCAGCATTTCCGCGATGCTCTTGCAGAAGGCCGCCTGCCTAAAACCAAGATGATGTTCGATGGCATTTTCGCCAGGGCGGGCGGGCTAGCGAGCTCCACGTTCATTGAAAAGGCCATCTTTGCTAACGAGCGCCCCTATATTGCCCACCCAGATAAGATCAAGCGCTACGACGTAGAGGGCAAGGATATCTATCCCACCTCAAAGTCTTTCCCCTCCGGCCACACCAACCAGGCCGCCTGGACCACCACGCTGTTGGCGGTGCTCGTGCCCGAGGCTGCCCCGCAGCTTCTCGAGCGCGGTTCCGAGGCTGGCTATCACCGCATGGTGCTCGGCGTGCACTATCCCCTGGATGTGATTGGTGGACGTATGACGGGCAATGCTGCCGCGGCGGATCGTTGGAATGATCCGCGCATGCGCGAAAACTTAAAGCTTGTCGGCCAAGAGATCCGCGCGGAGCTGGAATGGCGCTGCGGTGCCACGCTACGCGAGTGCGTGGATGCAGAGGCGATGGATCCGGATCGGGCGGTAGCGCTATATACCGAGCGCATGAATTATGGCTTTACCCCGATTGCTTCCCAAGATGCGCCGATCAACGTGCCCAAGCAGGCTCCAGATCTGCTACTAGGAGTGTTTCCGGAGCTTAGCTACGATCAAAGGGCTTCGATCCTTGTGCAAACCGCAGGCCCTGCCGGAATGCCTTTGGATCACCAAGAGGGTTCATGGCAGCGGATCAACCTGGCCAAAGCCATGAATGCGCAGATCAACGTCGCAGCCGATGGTACCGTGACCGTCTTAAACTAA
- a CDS encoding metal ABC transporter ATP-binding protein: MLEIHNLHVNFGARTVLDNVHLHLKQPGMCALLGPNGAGKTTLLRSIMGLIPYRGVVRAPSQRAYVPQMSQFQWSYPMTCLDVVKTGAIRGMWRRSKAADQAQEALELVQMGHLHDRSIAALSGGQRQRLLLARALVDQPELLLLDEPFNGVDVPSQLLIQEVISGLEDTLVVISTHDIPSALATAQTMVLLNKQVVAQGSVQLLQDPALWEKGFGLSAQSSMVRAYVRQVEEAA, encoded by the coding sequence GTGCTAGAAATTCATAACCTCCACGTCAATTTTGGAGCCAGGACCGTACTTGACAATGTCCACTTGCATCTCAAGCAACCGGGCATGTGCGCCCTGCTCGGGCCGAATGGGGCAGGGAAAACCACTTTGCTTCGAAGCATCATGGGCTTGATTCCCTATCGGGGTGTGGTTCGTGCGCCCTCACAGCGCGCCTATGTGCCGCAGATGTCGCAGTTTCAGTGGTCCTATCCCATGACCTGCCTCGATGTAGTAAAAACTGGCGCAATCCGGGGCATGTGGCGCCGCTCGAAGGCGGCAGACCAAGCCCAGGAGGCCTTGGAGTTGGTGCAGATGGGTCATCTGCATGATCGTTCCATCGCTGCGCTTTCAGGTGGGCAGCGCCAGCGGCTGCTGCTCGCGCGTGCCCTAGTGGATCAGCCGGAGTTGCTCCTCCTTGACGAGCCTTTTAATGGCGTGGATGTTCCAAGCCAGTTGCTGATCCAAGAGGTGATTTCTGGTTTAGAAGACACCCTCGTGGTGATCTCTACTCACGACATTCCTTCGGCGCTTGCAACGGCCCAAACGATGGTGCTGCTCAACAAACAGGTGGTTGCCCAAGGCAGTGTGCAGCTCCTGCAGGATCCGGCGCTGTGGGAGAAAGGCTTTGGCTTAAGTGCCCAAAGCTCGATGGTTCGTGCCTATGTGCGCCAGGTGGAGGAGGCGGCATGA
- a CDS encoding anchored repeat ABC transporter, substrate-binding protein — protein sequence MNKTLSVLALCLLTTCSAPRFEQERLQVAASTPIIADIASNIAGGDADVHSVMPATADPHIFEPRLSSIRTIANADVVLSNGLLLEQQSLGRALEANTKPGALQVVIGQELPKAGGYHLPLIEKAALDTVWLGFRVEGERPEQGHVELRIQDAQGPGFLEAFITGTFGAPERLLSTKDTSLVATLPENAHTHVSWAFEKAGEYELELQAAFVPDEGEAQPIATQRFRFVVGVAPQGLSVLDQGHEDITVNLDTASLGFVGDQAPNPDEAVIAVPAQTLQLIPPDPAYRFLGRPQQPVYLLHQAVLGKHVHGDVDPHFWLDPSNARAMAQIITQALSTKDPANAAAYAGRQKEYIARLDEVEARMHEHIDGIAPAHRHLLSTHDGFGYLAQAMDLEVAGVVPTSVSPRDVAALQQTLRDLEVPAVFIDPREASRSQTLESVAHDQGVEVCTLHSDALGEQTPTYLTLLEHNASTLEQCLG from the coding sequence ATGAACAAGACGTTGAGTGTGCTGGCGCTTTGCCTGCTCACCACCTGTAGCGCTCCTCGCTTTGAGCAGGAGCGCTTGCAGGTTGCAGCGAGCACGCCGATCATCGCCGATATTGCCAGCAATATCGCTGGTGGCGATGCAGATGTGCATAGCGTGATGCCGGCGACGGCGGATCCTCATATTTTTGAGCCCCGCTTAAGCAGCATTCGCACCATCGCCAATGCCGATGTGGTGCTCAGTAATGGCTTATTGCTTGAACAGCAATCCCTAGGCCGCGCATTAGAGGCCAACACCAAACCCGGTGCGCTGCAAGTGGTCATTGGCCAAGAACTGCCCAAAGCCGGCGGCTATCATCTGCCGCTGATTGAAAAAGCGGCGCTCGATACGGTGTGGTTAGGCTTTAGGGTAGAAGGCGAAAGGCCAGAACAAGGCCACGTTGAGCTTCGCATTCAAGATGCCCAAGGCCCTGGGTTTTTAGAGGCCTTTATTACCGGCACCTTCGGAGCCCCCGAGCGTTTGCTGAGCACCAAAGACACCTCCTTGGTGGCTACGCTGCCAGAAAATGCCCATACCCACGTCAGTTGGGCCTTTGAAAAGGCCGGGGAATATGAGCTGGAATTACAGGCAGCATTCGTTCCCGATGAAGGCGAAGCGCAGCCGATTGCCACGCAGCGTTTCCGCTTCGTGGTTGGTGTAGCACCTCAAGGGTTATCGGTGCTGGATCAAGGCCATGAAGATATCACCGTCAATCTTGATACTGCGTCCTTGGGGTTTGTGGGCGATCAAGCGCCCAATCCAGATGAGGCGGTGATTGCCGTGCCGGCGCAAACGCTGCAATTAATCCCGCCAGATCCGGCCTATCGCTTCTTAGGCAGGCCCCAGCAGCCGGTGTACTTGCTGCACCAGGCGGTATTGGGCAAGCACGTCCACGGTGATGTGGATCCGCACTTCTGGCTTGATCCGAGCAATGCGCGCGCGATGGCGCAGATCATCACCCAGGCGTTAAGCACAAAAGATCCGGCCAACGCCGCAGCGTATGCGGGGCGCCAAAAGGAATATATTGCGCGCTTGGATGAGGTAGAAGCTCGCATGCATGAGCATATCGATGGCATCGCCCCAGCTCATCGGCACCTTCTGAGCACCCACGATGGCTTTGGCTATCTTGCCCAGGCCATGGATTTAGAGGTTGCCGGTGTGGTGCCGACGTCGGTTTCGCCAAGAGATGTTGCCGCCCTGCAGCAAACATTGCGTGATTTAGAAGTGCCTGCGGTGTTTATTGATCCGCGAGAAGCAAGCCGCAGCCAGACGCTGGAATCGGTGGCTCACGATCAAGGCGTTGAGGTGTGCACCTTGCATAGCGATGCATTGGGCGAGCAAACACCGACGTATCTCACCCTGCTAGAACACAATGCTTCGACCTTAGAACAATGTCTTGGATAG
- a CDS encoding choice-of-anchor M domain-containing protein yields the protein MLQSRRLIGILTTLIVMAFLAQPASAQELQDPIVFDSGHVDAFNVSSDGSSLHLNLKEDITGQHVQRAPESAIFRVKPEAYRDNVPGLELGGYLLPLSQDPNLLWPGWDTLGVAQAGLGSIDLEFQSVEGPGRIFLFTQSGLGGGIEPLLNTGLELQSGSVRTQPEPAHTHAYWLFEQPGTYTMQVAVAQTGGGLRSAPRTYTWQVGDAVEQPVAQEEAQPVADVPEAAPEAEQEVCEAHLEPKIRDDRTSPGQWRSTDELLFGLGSAAATTTQQSVGSIAQGSKVWAIGSVQQAGVPWLGANTQAPSLLEQGVESVTYEITGFQGPGVMEVFVPGDLGGSGATTWFHGDASGFSGSVAIPHNSHVHPSWVFDAPGQYDVTITQTATTGDGQSLQGQATLHFVVDGAGNADDGHFDFGSEVSNSCTTTAAAGAAVPPAAGASAGRGSLANTAGGPLTGAILTLGAGWLLLGAAVLYAARKEKL from the coding sequence ATGCTGCAATCTCGCAGGCTGATCGGCATACTCACGACCCTCATCGTGATGGCCTTTCTTGCCCAACCGGCCTCGGCCCAAGAATTACAAGACCCCATCGTTTTTGATAGCGGCCACGTTGATGCATTCAACGTCAGCTCAGATGGCAGCAGCCTCCACCTGAACCTCAAAGAAGACATCACCGGCCAGCACGTACAGCGCGCGCCCGAAAGCGCCATCTTCCGGGTAAAGCCAGAGGCATACCGCGATAATGTGCCAGGCCTCGAATTAGGCGGATACCTCCTTCCACTGAGCCAAGATCCCAACCTGCTCTGGCCCGGCTGGGATACCCTCGGCGTAGCCCAAGCAGGCCTTGGCTCCATCGATTTGGAATTCCAAAGCGTTGAAGGGCCAGGAAGAATTTTCCTCTTTACCCAATCAGGCCTCGGCGGTGGTATCGAGCCACTGCTCAACACTGGCCTAGAGCTGCAAAGCGGATCGGTGCGCACCCAGCCCGAACCTGCACACACCCACGCCTACTGGCTATTTGAACAGCCAGGCACCTACACCATGCAAGTAGCCGTGGCCCAAACTGGCGGTGGGCTTCGTTCCGCCCCGCGCACCTACACCTGGCAGGTAGGCGATGCAGTAGAACAGCCGGTGGCGCAAGAAGAAGCGCAGCCGGTAGCCGATGTGCCCGAAGCCGCCCCAGAGGCAGAACAAGAAGTATGCGAGGCGCATCTCGAACCAAAGATCCGCGATGACCGCACCTCTCCAGGGCAGTGGCGCAGCACCGATGAGCTGCTCTTTGGCCTCGGCAGCGCCGCAGCAACTACCACGCAGCAAAGCGTTGGCAGCATCGCGCAAGGGTCCAAAGTGTGGGCCATCGGCAGCGTACAGCAAGCAGGCGTGCCCTGGTTAGGCGCCAATACTCAGGCGCCTTCCTTGCTTGAGCAAGGCGTTGAGTCGGTGACCTATGAAATCACCGGATTCCAAGGCCCCGGCGTGATGGAGGTATTTGTTCCCGGCGATCTCGGCGGAAGCGGAGCCACCACCTGGTTCCACGGCGATGCCAGCGGCTTTAGTGGCTCGGTGGCAATCCCACACAACTCCCACGTGCACCCCTCCTGGGTATTTGATGCTCCCGGCCAGTATGACGTGACCATCACCCAAACGGCCACCACCGGCGATGGCCAGAGCCTGCAAGGCCAAGCCACCTTGCACTTTGTTGTCGATGGCGCAGGCAATGCCGATGATGGCCACTTCGATTTCGGCTCCGAGGTTTCCAATTCCTGCACCACCACCGCTGCCGCAGGCGCGGCAGTACCTCCTGCTGCAGGTGCAAGTGCCGGCCGGGGATCGTTGGCAAATACCGCCGGCGGCCCGCTCACCGGTGCCATTTTGACCCTCGGTGCCGGTTGGCTGCTCCTTGGTGCCGCAGTGCTGTATGCAGCGCGTAAGGAAAAGCTCTAG
- a CDS encoding FUSC family protein has product MLRLRRSFSSIIQASIAAGLAFWIAHSVFGHERPFFAPMSSIIILGLSSGNRLKRAVELSIGCSLGVGLGDLLILGIGSGSWQMALAIFVSLVVATFLSSSQLLINQVAIGSILIATIMPPGSAAGPERMFDAVIGCVVGIVVMALLPHSPLAGGRREVTKVLRLASSVLKDVSAALPRGDHASIYSALKQVRGSQGAINAMLEAAKSAQEDTRVSPLLWASKRRVRSFARILAPVDNVIRNTRVLARRAQVLTEDGDKVTDEQIAIIDELADITERLADVYARPGKVQEAREIPELVKRLRGLGARVGVDVATDVLSAQVILAQSRSIIVDLLQVCGMSRESAVAALVPTSHSPAFPPEVLDP; this is encoded by the coding sequence ATGCTGCGCTTGCGCCGGAGTTTTTCTTCAATCATCCAGGCGTCCATCGCAGCAGGGCTTGCCTTTTGGATCGCTCATTCGGTCTTCGGCCACGAGCGCCCCTTCTTTGCCCCGATGTCCTCGATTATCATCCTCGGTTTATCCAGCGGTAATCGCCTCAAAAGGGCAGTGGAGCTTTCCATTGGTTGCTCCCTCGGCGTTGGCCTGGGCGATCTGCTGATCTTAGGCATTGGCAGCGGCTCCTGGCAGATGGCTTTGGCTATCTTTGTGTCTTTGGTGGTGGCAACGTTTCTTTCTTCAAGCCAGTTGCTGATTAACCAGGTGGCAATTGGCTCCATTTTGATTGCCACGATCATGCCTCCCGGTTCTGCCGCAGGTCCGGAGCGAATGTTTGATGCTGTGATCGGCTGCGTGGTGGGCATCGTGGTGATGGCGCTTCTGCCACATTCGCCGCTTGCTGGTGGCAGGCGTGAAGTAACGAAGGTGCTGCGCTTGGCATCTTCGGTGCTCAAAGACGTATCTGCCGCCTTGCCCCGCGGTGATCATGCCTCGATTTATTCGGCACTCAAGCAGGTGCGTGGCTCTCAAGGGGCCATCAACGCGATGCTTGAGGCGGCAAAGTCTGCCCAGGAAGATACGAGGGTGTCGCCGCTGCTGTGGGCCTCCAAACGTAGAGTTCGTTCCTTTGCCAGGATTCTTGCCCCGGTGGATAACGTCATTCGCAATACCCGCGTGTTGGCGCGCAGGGCGCAGGTGCTTACAGAAGACGGGGATAAGGTCACCGATGAACAGATCGCCATCATTGATGAGTTGGCGGATATTACTGAGCGCCTAGCCGATGTATATGCTCGCCCTGGGAAAGTGCAAGAGGCCAGGGAGATTCCAGAATTGGTCAAGCGGCTTAGGGGCTTAGGTGCGCGCGTGGGTGTGGATGTGGCAACGGATGTGCTGTCCGCGCAGGTGATTTTGGCGCAGTCGCGCTCGATTATCGTCGATCTGCTGCAGGTGTGCGGCATGTCGCGTGAGTCGGCGGTGGCGGCGCTGGTGCCTACCTCGCATTCGCCCGCCTTCCCGCCGGAGGTGCTCGACCCCTAA